DNA from bacterium:
CATGCAGGGGAAAGTAAGATTGTATCATTTTGGACAGCTAATGAAAAAGCTTCCTCTACTGCGTCATCCATTGAATAAACATATGTTAGGGGAACCAGTCCACCAATATCCTTTTTTATTATATCTTTAGCTTCACCAATTAGAATAAGATGTTTGACTTTATTTCTGATAGCCTGTTCCAAATAGGTGTAGCTGCTCCCCTTATGTTTACCTCCCATAATAAGAATAATTGGAGAGAGGGTATTTTCAATTGCTGTTTTAGTAGCGTCAACGTTTGTAGCCTTAGAGTCATTGATAAATGTAACATTATTTATCTTATTAACAAATTCTGTTTTATGAGGCAATCCAATGAACTTAGCTAAAGTGGTTTTCATTATTCCCGGATCAATTTTAAATATAGATGCTACACATATAGTTGCAAGCATATTTTCCAAATTGTGTGTGCTTTTTATCCTTAATTCATCAAGTCTGCATATCTCCTTCTCCTCCGCATCAGGCCTCATTGAAATTTTTCCATCTTTAACAAAAGCGTTACACGTTTGAATTTTTCTACTAAAAAAGGAAACATGCGCTTTTGTTGTATTCTCAAATTTTCTCACTATAGGATCATCATAATTTATAATAGTGAAATTCTTGGCAGTTTGATTTTTAAAAATTAATGATTTTGCACGTGTATAATTCGTCATATTTTTGTATCTATCAAGATGATCAGGTGTAATATTTAAAACTAAAGAAATAAAGGGACAGAATTTAGTGATAGTTTCCAGTTGGAAGCTGCTGATTTCAGCAACAATGATGTCGGATTTTGATAAGGATTCAACTTTTTCGGATAAAGCAGTTCCTATATTCCCAGCGACAATGGTATTGTAGCCTGCTTCTTTAAGCATATTCTTTATAAGGATAGTTGTTGTTGTTTTTCCGTTTGTACCCGTTATGGCAATGATTTTCGCAAGAGAGAACCACGATGCAAATTCTATTTCACTCACCACTCCAATATTATCTTCCTTTGCCTTGCGAAGAATGGGAATATCCGGAGAAATACCAGGGCTTAGTATTATAAGATGTTTATTTTTGTAAACATTAGCTGAATGCCTGCCTATTTCTACTTCAATGCCTATGCTAGTAAGAATATCTTTGTTTTTTTTAATATCCTCAGATACAGAACTGTCACTCACAAAAACGGTTGCGCCCATTTTATTAGCCAGTTTTGCGGCAGCAAAACCGCTTTTTCCAAGACCGAGAACAGTGATAGGTTTATTTTTTATATCCACAGACTTTTTTTATCTCATTTTCAATCCGAATTAACCTCTTGGAAACATCATTGATCCTATATTCAATTGAGTTGAGAATCCAGAACTGAAAATGTTCCACCTTCATCTGTTTACGTATCATCCAGATAATTTTTATTGAAATAAGTAACAAGCCAATCTCAATCGAAAATAAAGGCGGTAATGGAATATCAATTTTCAGAATATGCCGCATTGTATCTAAGGCAAGAAGCACGATAATTGCAACAATAAAGGATATATTCAGAATCCTATCCTGCCTTGCTGAAGTCTTTGCGCCAATTGCGCCGATAATATTTTTAATTTTCTCTTTTTCTTTACGGAATTGTTCCAGCTCTTCTTGTAGTTCTTTAACTCCGGGTCTGGTCATGTCAGTTTCCTTTGTTTCTACTTCAGCGCATTCTTAATTCTTTGCATAGCTTCATGGAGCCGCTTGTCGGAGACTGTGAGTGAAATTCTTATGTAACCTTCACCGTGCTTTCCATAAGAGGAGCCTGCGGCAACAACAACTGAAGCCTTCTCAAAAAGCATTGTGGCAAAATCAATTGAACTTTCTCCATGAAGTGTGGGTATCCATAAATAAAACGTCCCATCAGGAGGGGTGTAAATCCAGCCTATTGAATTTAAAGTGGTAACAACAAATCTACGTCTTTTTTCGTAGATATCCAATATTTTATCTATGTTTTGTGTTTCACTTTCCAATGCCTTTATTCCTGCGTACTGAATAGCATTAAAAACACCTGAATCCACATTTTCTTTAACCTTTGACATTGCCGCTATAATATCAGGATTTCCCATAGCCATACCTATACGCCAGCCTGTCATATTGTATGGTTTCGATAGAGAGTTAAGCTCAACTCCGACACCCTTAGCGCCTTCAACAGAAAGAAAACTGAGTCTTTCCTGTTTGTTAAACACAATTTCGCTGTATGGATTATCATGGCATATTGCAATATCATAGGTCTTTGCGAATTCTACTAATTCAGCAAAGAATTTTTTACTGGCAACTGCTCCTGTAGGGTTATTTGGGTAGTTAAGATAAAAAGCTCTTGCCTTTCTTGCAACATCAGAGGATATATCTGAAAGAACCGGAAGAAAA
Protein-coding regions in this window:
- the murD gene encoding UDP-N-acetylmuramoyl-L-alanine--D-glutamate ligase is translated as MDIKNKPITVLGLGKSGFAAAKLANKMGATVFVSDSSVSEDIKKNKDILTSIGIEVEIGRHSANVYKNKHLIILSPGISPDIPILRKAKEDNIGVVSEIEFASWFSLAKIIAITGTNGKTTTTILIKNMLKEAGYNTIVAGNIGTALSEKVESLSKSDIIVAEISSFQLETITKFCPFISLVLNITPDHLDRYKNMTNYTRAKSLIFKNQTAKNFTIINYDDPIVRKFENTTKAHVSFFSRKIQTCNAFVKDGKISMRPDAEEKEICRLDELRIKSTHNLENMLATICVASIFKIDPGIMKTTLAKFIGLPHKTEFVNKINNVTFINDSKATNVDATKTAIENTLSPIILIMGGKHKGSSYTYLEQAIRNKVKHLILIGEAKDIIKKDIGGLVPLTYVYSMDDAVEEAFSLAVQNDTILLSPACSSFDMFQNYIERGNLFKNAVNTLKSRIEHA
- a CDS encoding LL-diaminopimelate aminotransferase; its protein translation is MKTAKRLDNIPPYLFMELRNKIAKAKAEGIDVISLATGDPVEATPKSIIDELCRTAYVPENHRYPTDEEKGMFKFREAVTKWYGERYQVRLDPAKEIIALIGSKEGVHHFAMAVADPQDTVLMTDPGYPAYRANIFLAGAKPYNIPILEQNNFLPVLSDISSDVARKARAFYLNYPNNPTGAVASKKFFAELVEFAKTYDIAICHDNPYSEIVFNKQERLSFLSVEGAKGVGVELNSLSKPYNMTGWRIGMAMGNPDIIAAMSKVKENVDSGVFNAIQYAGIKALESETQNIDKILDIYEKRRRFVVTTLNSIGWIYTPPDGTFYLWIPTLHGESSIDFATMLFEKASVVVAAGSSYGKHGEGYIRISLTVSDKRLHEAMQRIKNALK